From Osmerus mordax isolate fOsmMor3 chromosome 7, fOsmMor3.pri, whole genome shotgun sequence:
GAAATGTTTGCTGGCATGTGACAAGGACAATAAAATACAGGGCGATGTCCCTTCACACTGATCAGGCTTAGGGCAGATGAGCTCTACCCTGGTCAGGATGTCAGCCTGGTTCAGATCTACCCTGGTCAGGATGTCAGCCTGGGTCAGATCTACCCTGGTCAGGATGTCAGCCTGGTTCAGATCTACCCTGGTCAGGATGTCAGCCTGGTTCAGATCTACCCTGGTCAGGATGTCAGCCTGGGTCAGATCTACCCTGGTCAGGATGTCAGCCTGGGTCAGATCTACCCTGGTCAGGATGTCAGCCTGGGTCAGATCTACCCTGGTCAGGATGTCAGCCTGGGTCAGATCTACCCTGGTTAGGATGACAGCCTGGGTCAGACCCTGGTCAGGATGTCAGCCTGGGTCAGATCTACCCTGGTCAGGATGTCAGCCTGGGTCAGATCTACCCTGGTTAGGATGACAGCCTGGGTCAGATCTACCCTGGTTAGGATGACAGCCTGGGTCAGACCCTGGTCAGGATGACAGCCTGGGTCAGATCTACCCTGGACGTGTCTCTCAGGctgctggtggaggtggtgtactGCACCAACGCTGCTTCCTCTACAGGAGAGATCAGGACGCCTGGTACTAGATATCTTGCTATTCTATTCCAATAAAGACATTAATGGAAGGCCGAAAAAAAACGTTTGTGTGCTTTTAACTACGGGTACgtcggggctggggctggggtagggctgggactgggactaCCCACTGGGCTGGGGCTAGAGATGGGCTGGGATAGTACTGGGCTGGTTTGGGGCTGGACTGGGCTGAGGACTGGGTCCAGCTGCAGGACTAGGTCCAACTGCAGGACTGGGTCCAGCTCTAAGCCGTCACTGGAAGGCTTGGTGGAAGCGAGGCAGCGTGGTGGTGCTGAGGCTGGAGCTGaagactggagggaggggctgcaggGGCCCCAGTCCCCCCgcggcccccaggccccctgcAGGGCCCCCAAGCTCCTGAGGTTGCAGCTGCAGAGAGGTAAGGGAGGCGGAGCCGGATGCTGCTGCCAGCTGGGCCTCGGCGGcatgcagggaggaggaagaggaagaggaggaagaggaggaggctgccGACGAGGTGTAGCCCATCACCATTCCTCCGGCGCTCATGGGGGCGCTGTAGGGAGGCAGGTTGAAGGGCAGGAAGCTGAGGAGGTGGGAGAAGTCCATGTTAGCAGCACACAGAGACTCGGACATCACGGCGGGGCTCTTGGACAGAAGGGCGTCCCCGCACAGGTCATCTGGCAGGCCGGCCGATGGCTCCAGCCCCTCCTTAGGGGGCGAAGCAGCAGCAAGGGGGTCTGCAGAGTGGGCCCCAGGCGAGGGGGCCCCGGGGAGGCCGCTCTGCAGATCCATGAGGaagctctccatctccaccttgaGAGGCTTGTCCAGCAGATATGAGGTAGATCCCAGCTGGTACttaggggggggtgggaggggctggggccCTTGGGCGGGCAGGGGCGGggagtgatggtggtggtggtggtggtggtgatggtgatggtggtgagggtggtgagggtggtggtgggggtggagggacgtGGGGGGGTCCATGTGGCAGCCCATGCCCATAGCGGCAGACAGGGAGCTGGGCATCAGGGAGGGGTGGTGCCCCCCtccagggctgggcaggggctggaggtggtgggggttgtACATGCCCATGGGGAAGGCCGTCCCACCGGGGAAGGGCTTGGCCATGAGGGGGTCCTTGGTGGAGCTCATGCTGCACATCATGGGGCTGAGCTCCTCCTTGATGGGTCCAGACCCCAGCAGCCCCAGCAGGTCTGGCGGCTCCGTCTTGATCTTCAGCAGCTCCTGGGAGTGGCTCTTCTTCACGTGTCTCGTGAGGTGGTCCTTCCTGCCAAAGCGCTGGGCGCAGTACTGGCACAGGAAGTCCTTGCGGCCCGTGTGCACCACCATGTGGCGGCGGACGTCCTTGCGCGTGTAGAAGCGGCGGTCGCAGTGGTCGCAGGGGTGCTTCTTCTCCTTGGCGCCGCCCGACGACTTCCCCGAATGGCTCTTCAGGTGCTCCAGCAGCGCCGGCGTGCTCTCGTAGCTCTGCAGGCACACCTTGCAGGTGAGGTCCCCTGCTGTGGCCGAGTGCATGGCTACATGGCGTTTGTAGCCCAGCTTGGTGTTGTAGTGCTTCCCACAGTCCTGGCAGCGGAAGGCCTCTTTGTTTGGGTCGTGGGTCTGGAGGTGGTTCTTCAGGTGGTCCTTGCGGTGAAACATCTTCTCGCAGAACGAACACTGGTGAGTCTTCTGAGGGGAGTGTGTGGCCATATGCCTgcgcggggggggagggggagacaggggagagggagggaagagagagggggacggagaAAGACAAATGTGAAAGAGGAAGATGGAAAGATCAGGAATTATGTTTAataatttactcatttagcagatgcttttatcctagGTGACGAACCGGGGGGGAAATATACAGTGAAGCGTATAACCTTAACCACTAAGCTTTACTCATCCGTATAgtttaatgtaaatatttacTACATGCATTATTGTGTAAATAAAAGTGAATGTTGGAATGTGGATCATCATTGCTGTgccgtgcctggtagctgagatgttactttacactgtgtctggtagtagagatgttactttacactgtgtctggtagtagAGATGTTACttcacactgtgtctggtagctgagatgttactttacactgtgcctggtagctgagatgttactttacactatgcctggtagctgagatgttactttacactgtgcctggtagctgagatgttactttacattgtGTCTGGTTGCTGAGATATTACTTTACACCGTGTCTGGttgctgagatgttactttacactttgTCTGGTAGAAGAtgtgttactttacactgtgtctggtagctgagatgttactttacactgtgtctggtagtagagatgttactttacactttgTCTGGTAgtagagatgttactttacactgtgtctggtagaagagatgtggttactttgcattgtgcctggtaaatacagaccgttcctcgACTCTGActtgaaatactgttagaaccttGATCTGTTGTTGTTTCTATCGGCATTGTTGTAGTTTGTTTGCAGTGTTGGATGAAGGTACCTTAGGAGCTTGTATTTGGAGCTGAAGGACTTGGAGCAGTGATGCTGAGAGCAGTGAAACgccttctctccactcctctcttccctctccctttctctctccgtctctttctctctctgagaggGGTGGAGCTTCTCTCCGCGGTGACAGAGCAAGTGAAGGCGGAGCTTCTcctgacagccaatcagagccccACACACCGGACACTCCTTCccactgcctcctcctctctcttccctcactttctccctctctctccccctctccctctctcgctctctctctctctccgtccgtgGCAGGGCGGTTTCCCCGTACAGTTTGGCGGCGGCGTTGGAGGCGTGGCTTGCGGCGGCTCTGCGCTGCTCTTCGTCCGGCGTGATCAGGGCGGTATAATGGCGGCGTTGGGCATCAGCTGCGGCTGCTGCCATGGCAGCCCTAGGGtgccgttgccatggagacgcGGCCGTGTCTCACCCTGACCCTGCCTATCGGGCGCTAAGTGGCTGCAGCAAGGGGGGACGGAGTCAGGTAGGTGGAGGGTTATGCTCAGTCTCctggaagaaagaaaataaagaacATAGAGGTAAGAGGAACTTTTAAGACAGCTATCTCAAGGTTAGGGTTATCTCAGTACAGACATCTCTGAGTTAGGTCATCTCAAGGTTAGGGTTACCTCAGTACACCCTGGAggttaaccctgaccctgtatgttaaccctgaccctgtatgttaaccctgaccctggaggttaaccctgaccctgtatgttaaccctgaccctggagctggaggttaaccctgaccctggaggttaaccctgaccctgggagaggggggagggagagagggtgtgtcgcTGTGTGGGCTGCCCTTGGAATGTGCTTTGTGGTGAGGCCCCCAATACACCCACCCTGAGGTGGTCActagcaccccccccctcacacacacaccaccctgccctcacacaccacccccacacacacaccacccccccccacacacacacacaccctcacacacaccaccccccctcacatacacaccaccctgccctcacacacaacccccccacacacacacacacacaccccccacacacacaccacccccccacacacacaccaccccccctcacacacacacaccccccctcacacacaccaccccccctcacacacacaccaccccccctcacacacaccccctcacacacaccaccccccctcacacacacaccaccccccctcacacacaccacccccctcacacacacctcgctctggataagagcgtctgctaaatgactaaaaagtaCAGACATCTCTGAGTTAGGTTatcccagggttagggttatctccCCACGATTATCTCAGTTACTGATAGGAGAGGAACTCACCTGTATTGTAGTATCTGATctacctccagcctcccctcgtcctccctctcactcttcttctctctctctgtgtctctctcctcctcctcctcctcctcctcctccgcctcctcaccCTGTACCAACAGCTATGgttgggggtgagtggggaatAGTGTTCTGCATCCTTAATGCCCTGAGAGATGAGAACAAAGTACAAAAGTTCAGAACAGCCACTCTCTTCGAGGGTCAACATGCACAGAACATGTGAAGATGTTAGCAGTGTTTCTTGATCATGCTGGAGTGCAGTTGCCAGTTTCCACCACTAGGTGTCACTGtaggctgtgtgggtgtgtgtgtggtggatgtgtggatgtgtgtgtcttcagacaACAGTGGGGAACACAAGAGAAGCTTTGAGTGACTGTATACATGTGTGCACATGTTATGAAAGTGGATAAGGCTAATTCTTAAGAAAACTGAGCAAaacatgtatacatacacacaccctctcacagacacataaacatacagacacaagcgcacacacacagaaggcctCAAACTTGTTTTTCCAAACCTGTGTAACCCTAACAGCCCTACCAGCTGTGTCACTATACCAGCTACTCCAGCTtgaaatcagaatcagagctCAAAGTCAGGGTCAGTGGTCAGGGTCAGAATGTTGCAATCTCTCCTGTTCAGCTCTGACCTTATGGGCcaatcctcttcctccacactGAACAGTCACATAGCTGCACACTGCAACATGGGTGACATgagagtgtacacacacagcatacacacacagcatacacacacagcatacatgtgtgtgtaaagtgtgtgttaagtgtgtgtgacagccatGGCGTGGTGTTCAGGTCGTAACCCAGCAGGGCTGATACGGGGGATGACACACTTCCtattgagggtgtgtgagggggggtgtgtgagggggggtgtgtgaggggggggtgtgtgagggggagtggtgtgtgagggggggtgtgtgagggggggtggggtgtgaggggtggtgtgtgaggggtggtgtgtgagggggagtggtgtgtgagggggggtgtgtgagggggggtggggtgtgaggggtggtgtgtgagggggagtggtgtgtgagggggggtgtgtgagggggggtggggtgtgaggggtggtgtgtgaggggtggtgtgtgagggggagtggtgtgtgagggggggtgtgtgagggggggtggggtgtgaggggtggtgtgtgagggggagtggtgtgtgagggggggtgtgtgagggggggtggggtgtgaggggtggtgtgtgaggggtggtgtgtgagggggagtggtgtgtgagggggggtgtgtgagggggggtgtgtgaggggggtggtgtgtgtgtgaggggtggtgtgtgtgaggggtggtgtgtgagggtgggtggtgtgtgaggggtggtggtgtgtggagggtggtgtgtgagggggggtggtgtgtgtgtgaggggtggtgtgtgagggggggtggtgtgtgaggggtggtgtgtgagggggggtgtgtgtgaggggggtggtgtgtgaggggggtggtgtgtgaggggtggtgtgtgaggggggtggtgtgtgtgtgaggggtggtgtgtgtgaggggtggtgtgtgagggtgggtggtgtgtgaggggtggtggtgtgtggagggtggtgtgtgagggggggtggtgtgtgtgtgaggggtggtgtgtgagggggggtggtgtgtgtgtgaggggtggtggtgtgtggagggtggtgtgtgagggggggtggtgtgtgtttgaggggtggtggtgtgtggagggtggtgtgtgttggggtggtgtgtgtgaggaggggtggtgtgtgtgtgaggggtggtgtgtgagggggggtggtgtgtgtgtgaggggtggtgtgtgttggggtggtgtgtgtgaggaggggtggtgtgtgtgtgaggggtatgtgtgtgttggggtggtttgtgtgtgagggggggtgtgtgtgtggagggaggtgtgtgtgtgaggggtggtggtgtgtatgaggggtatgtgtgtgagggggggtggtgtgtgtgagggggggtggtgtgtatgtgagggggggtggtgtgtgtgagggggtgtgtgtgggggggtggtgtgtgtgtgggggttgtgtgtgagggggggggtgctagTGACCACCTCAGGGTGGGTGTATTGGGGGCCTCACCACAAAGCACATTCCAGGGGCAGCCCACACAgcgacacaccctccctcccccatctccgtcCCCCATCtcccagggtcagggttaacctccagggttagggttaacctccagctccagggtcagggttaacatacagggtcagggttaacctccagggtcagggttaacctccagggtcagggttaacctccagctccagggtcagggttaacatacagggtcagggttaacctccagggtcagggttaacctccagggtcagggttaacctccagctccagggtcagggttaacatacagggtcagggttaacatacagggtcagggttaacaTACAGGGTCAGGGTTGACCGACAGTTAGACCTaacctggtgtgtctgtgtgacctaacctggcgtgtgtgtgtgtggtggggtgctGGAATGTTGCCGAACAACCATTCTCTCTAGACTAGTCTGGCTTAAGGTCCTCCTCTCTtactcttctccttccctcctcctgtctccctttcttctttcctccttctctcctactcctccttctctctcttcctcctatccttcctcttctcctcctctccccctctacctcctcctcctcctctcctcctcctcctcctctacctcctcctcctctcctcctcctctcctctcctctcctctcctcctctctacagcTAGCCAAATAAACAGGAGagattaaagtgtgtgtgattaAAGTAAAAagtgcacatgcatgtgtgttctcGTGCGcaagtgcacgtgtgtgcgtgcgtctgtgagtgtgtatctatgtgtgtgtgtatctgtgtgtgagtgtatgtgtgagtgtatgtctgtgagtgtgtaagttTGTGTGGTTTAGGGGAAGCCCTTCCGCCTGGGAGCCCCATGGTGACACAGCAGCAGTAGGCACTCTGCCAGCAGGCGCCATGCCAACACTCGCTCcatctcttctatctctctttctctctatttctcctctcgctcgctctcagtATCTGattcttctttcttctctcagctttctctccatTAGCCACGCTCTTCCTAtctttccatctgtctctctccttctctctccttctatagctctctccttcttctctctcctctctctccttctttctctttctctctccttctatagctctctcctctctctccttctctctccttctatagctctctccttctctctctctccttatctctccttctctctccttcactctccttctctctcattctctctctctttctctccttttctctctccttctatagctctctccttctctctctttcactctccttctctctcctctctccttttctttctccttctctctttccttctctcttcttctctctctccttctatagctctctccttctatatctctctccttctctctccttctctcttcttctctctctccttctctctctccttctatagctctctccttctatatctctctccttctctctccttctctctccttctctatctcattctatagctctctccttctctctctccttctatagctctctccttctatatctctttccttctctctctctttctctctctcctctccatctttctcctctccatctctctctccttctatagcTCTCTCTCGGTGCTCCCTAAAAGGTTCACCAAAACAAATGTGCTTACAACTACAgccatgtgcttgtgtgtgcttgcgtttgTGTATGGGTgtctaagtgagtgtgtgtgtgcctgtgtgtgtgtatgtgagtgtggctgtgtgtttgtgtgcgagtgtgtttgagtgggggggtttgagagtatgtgtgtatatgcctgtgtgtatgtgtgtgtgtgaatgaatgtgttttagtgggtgtgtgcatgaatgtgtgtgtaagtatgtgtgtgtgtgtccactgggACAGCCTCTCTACCTCTATGTCAGCAACAAACAAAGTCTAAGTTTGGCAACGTCAGCTCAGCCTTAGACAACAGCTAGGGTTAACACTGTTCAGCAGCATGACCACCAGGCTCcactctctatctatctctctctctccctccccctctctctctccccccctctttctcccccaccactctctctcactccccctctctctccctccctccgcctctctctctccttcctctctcccactgtctctctctccccctcctgtctccccctctactTTCCTTTCCTCGTGGTCTCTGTGTACAAGGCTTTAAAgatcagggatggagggactgggatggaggggtagaaggatggggggacagagggatggagagagggcttGACTTACAATAAAACATGTGGGGAATCAATCACCTGGAGACTCCATACAGTCCTCTCATTACCATCATTATcattattcttttattgttgcTTCGGCAATATTTACACATGTATTCTTTGCCAATAAAACCTTttttgaactgaactgaactgagagagagagagagagagagagagagaggaagggagagaaagaggaagggagagaggggaggagaggagagagagtaggggaggggagaagggggagaggcgagagaggagaggagagagaggcgggtcACGTGAATGAGTCCAGCAGAGTTTTataatagatgtgtgtgtgtgtatatgtgtgtgtgtgtgtagctgtagtCCCCTCTTGTACTGGAGAGGCAAAGGCTGGATGAATCTCTCTGCCACACAGAACAGCCTTTGTTGCCTATTCACTGAACTCCATCTCACTTTATCATTCAATTAGGACAGCTTTCACACCACCCAGCACAGAAAGACCTTCAGTCACACTGCAAACCTCACActggccctggagagagagagagacagagagcgagagagacagagagacagagagagagagagagagagagaggggaaagagaaggagagagagggagggagggagggatggagagagagagagagagagagagagagagagagagagagagagagagagaggatagaagaaaggaaaagaggagaacagaggatatG
This genomic window contains:
- the plagl2 gene encoding zinc finger protein PLAGL2, translating into MAAAAADAQRRHYTALITPDEEQRRAAASHASNAAAKLYGETALPRTERERERERERGREREKVREERGGGSGKECPVCGALIGCQEKLRLHLLCHRGEKLHPSQREKETEREREREERSGEKAFHCSQHHCSKSFSSKYKLLRHMATHSPQKTHQCSFCEKMFHRKDHLKNHLQTHDPNKEAFRCQDCGKHYNTKLGYKRHVAMHSATAGDLTCKVCLQSYESTPALLEHLKSHSGKSSGGAKEKKHPCDHCDRRFYTRKDVRRHMVVHTGRKDFLCQYCAQRFGRKDHLTRHVKKSHSQELLKIKTEPPDLLGLLGSGPIKEELSPMMCSMSSTKDPLMAKPFPGGTAFPMGMYNPHHLQPLPSPGGGHHPSLMPSSLSAAMGMGCHMDPPTSLHPHHHPHHPHHHHHHHHHHHHHHSPPLPAQGPQPLPPPPKYQLGSTSYLLDKPLKVEMESFLMDLQSGLPGAPSPGAHSADPLAAASPPKEGLEPSAGLPDDLCGDALLSKSPAVMSESLCAANMDFSHLLSFLPFNLPPYSAPMSAGGMVMGYTSSAASSSSSSSSSSSLHAAEAQLAAASGSASLTSLQLQPQELGGPAGGLGAAGGLGPLQPLPPVFSSSLSTTTLPRFHQAFQ